A part of Onthophagus taurus isolate NC chromosome 7, IU_Otau_3.0, whole genome shotgun sequence genomic DNA contains:
- the LOC111421931 gene encoding RNA-binding protein pno1, whose product MENNESNINIDVKAFNLTNNKRKAVGETPMEVEIHNGIEGKSKNRPSDSKKKRASGDKSETFRKIHVPAHRYTPLKENWLKIFKPITEHLHLEVKFNLKTRHVEIRTCEATEDIGNIQKAADFVKAFVYGFDVEDALALIRLDDLFVETFEIRDIKTLQGDHQSRAIGRLAGKGGRTKFTIENATKTRIVLADSRIHILGSYQNIQVARRSICNLVLGSQPSKVYGHLRNLSSKLSERI is encoded by the exons atggaaaataacgaatcaaatattaatattgatgtaaaagcttttaatttaactaataataaaaggaaAGCGGTCGGTGAAACTCCTATGGAAGTTGAAATTCACAATGGAATTGAAGGTAAATCCAAAAATAGGCCCTCAGattcaaagaaaaaacgaGCCAGCGGAGATAAATCGGAAACTTTTCGGAAAATTCACGTCCCCGCTCACCGCTACACacctttaaaagaaaattggttaaaaattttcaaaccaaTCACGGAACATTTACATTTAGAggttaagtttaatttaaaaacgagACACGTTGAAATAAGGACGTGTGAAGCTACGGAAGATATAGGAAATATACAAAAAGCGGCCgattttgttaaa gcGTTTGTTTATGGTTTTGATGTTGAAGATGCTTTAGCGTTGATTCGATTGGATGATTTATTTGTGGAAACTTTTGAAATAAGAGATATTAAAACTTTGCAAGGTGATCATCAATCGAGAGCGATCGGCCGATTGGCTGGAAAAGGTGGACGAACCAAATTTACCATTGAAAATGCGACCAAAACTAGGATTGTTTTAGCTGATTCTAGAATACATATTTTGGGAAGTTATCAAAATATTCAAGTTGCTAGGAGATCAATTTGTAATTTGGTTTTGGGATCACAACCTTCCAAGGTTTATGGTCATTTAAGAAATCTTAGTAGTAAATTATCAGAGagaatataa
- the LOC111421659 gene encoding cytochrome P450 4C1-like: protein MDPFNLLIIVTTILVLYFSLEVLLRDRVTKYVDKVPGPIKLPVFGTTWPLLFIPKSAMFFVVKTVLRRYGPVVRTWLGNVPVVHCIEPETVEVILNNSTQISKSKMYKIAHPWLGEGLLTSTGEKWHRHRKIITPTFHFKILENFVDIFVEKSQKLVEVLKDKADGDIFNLYPYITRCTLDIICETAMGVKINALDDPENEYIKSIYGITKLTMKRLTTPWLHPDFIFYKSTYGKEYNKYLTTLHNFTKQVIQDRKKTYKSDHLHSLSTSKDEDIGIKKRQAFLDLFIEMSNKENALTDEEIREQVDTFMFEGHDTTTAAINWTLFLLGNHQDIQDKVYEEVNQVFQNYENLTINSLNDLKLLERCCKEALRLYPSVPFIGRKLIEDIKLKEYLIPAGCTISIQMVTLHRNPNVFPKPNKFDPDRFLPENTKNRHPYAYVPFSAGPRNCIGQKFAIYEEKIILAYILKNYRIISTQTEKTIKPMMELILRPKDGLFIKLEPRV from the exons ATGGACccttttaatttgttaataatcgtaacaacaattttagttCTTTATTTTAGTTTGGAGGTGTTGTTACGCGATAGGGTAACTAAATATGTGGATAAAGTTCCTGGGCCGATTAAACTTCCCGTTTTTGGGACAACTTGGCCTCTACTTTTTATTCCTAAATCAG cgATGTTTTTTGTGGTAAAAACTGTTTTGAGAAGATATGGTCCAGTGGTAAGAACATGGTTGGGTAATGTACCGGTCGTACATTGTATAGAACCAGAAACTGTTGAG gttattctaaacaattcaactcaaatttcaaaaagtaaaatgtACAAAATAGCACATCCTTGGCTCGGAGAAGGTTTGCTAACCAGTACAGGAGAGAAATGGCATAGACATAGGAAGATTATTACTCCAACTTTTCACTTTAAAATCTTGGAAAACTTTGTGGATATTTTCGTGGAAAAAAGTCAAAAATTGGTGGAAGTATTAAAGGATAAAGCCGATGgggatattttcaatttatatcCGTACATAACAAGATGTACTTTAGATATTATTTGTG aaactgCAATGGGTGTTAAAATTAACGCCTTAGACGATCCAGAAAATGAATACATAAAAAGCATTTACGG aatCACTAAATTAACCATGAAGAGATTAACTACGCCCTGGTTACACCccgattttatattttataaatcaacGTACGgaaaagaatataataaatatttaacaacattACATAATTTCACTAAACAA gTTATTCAAGATAGAAAGAAAACTTACAAAAGCGATCATTTACACTCTTTAAGTACATCAAAAGATGAAGATATTGGTATAAAAAAACGTCAAGCTTTTctcgatttatttattgaaatgtcCAATAAAGAAAATGCGCTTACCGATGAAGAAATAAGGGAACAAGTTGATACTTTTATGTTTGAG GGACATGATACAACAACTGCCGCAATAAACTGGACACTCTTTTTATTGGGAAATCACCAAGATATCCAAGATAAAGTTTACGAAGAAGTCAAtcaagtgtttcaaaattacgAAAACTTAACTATAAATAGTTTGaacgatttaaaacttttagaaagGTGTTGTAAAGAAGCGTTAAGATTATATCCAAGCGTTCCGTTTATAGgaagaaaattaattgaggatattaaattaa AGGAGTACTTGATACCAGCTGGATGTACAATTTCGATTCAAATGGTGACTCTTCATAGAAATCCAAATGTTTTTCCAAAACCTAATAAATTTGATCCGGACCGATTTTTACcagaaaatactaaaaatagaCATCCTTATGCTTACGTTCCGTTTAGTGCTGGACCAAGAAATTGCATAG gacaaaaatttgcaatttatgaagaaaaaattattttggcttacatcttaaaaaattatagaataaTTTCAACTCAAACGGAAAAAACCATAAAACCGATGATGGAGTTAATTTTACGTCCAAAAGATGGGTTATTCATCAAATTAGAACCAagagtataa
- the LOC111421932 gene encoding minor histocompatibility antigen H13 isoform X1 — protein MADVVFSFLAQASENTTENATNTSGRPPSTPEGMAVAYGSLVIMAILPIFFGSYRSVNYHKEKVRGALKPEKMTKKDAAMFPIMASCALVSLYVVFKLFSKEYINLLLTGYFFFLGVLALTHLMSPVVTKLVPAAIPNIPFHILFKRGEGESSQDLINYRFSSHDIVALACCSLVGAWYLLQKHWVANNLFGLAFAVNAVELLHLNNVVTGLILLSGLFIYDIFWVFGTDVMVTVAKSFEAPIKLVFPQDLLTNGLAANNFAMLGLGDIVIPGIFIALLLRFDHSLKRNTHTYFHATCFAYFLGLMTTIFVMHMFKHAQPALLYLVPACLGTPLLLALVKGDITLMLKYEDSSEEKDKDEGKAVKQEAKKAK, from the exons ATGGCAGACGTGGTGTTTAGCTTTCTGGCTCAGGCTAGTGAAAATACAACTGAAAATGCAACGAATACATCAGGAAGGCCCCCGAGTACTCCGGAAGGGATGGCCGTTGCTTACGGGAGTTTGGTTATTATGGCCATTTTACCCATTTTCTTTGGCTCTTACCGGAGCGTGAATTACCATAAGGAGAAGGTAAGAGGGGCTCTT AAACCTGAAAAAATGACTAAGAAGGATGCAGCGATGTTCCCAATAATGGCATCATGTGCTCTTGTTTCATTATAcgtagtttttaaattattctcaAAGGAGTACATCAACTTGCTATTGACTGGTTACTTCTTTTTCTTAGGAGTTTTAGCATTGACTCACTTAATGAG ccCAGTTGTTACAAAATTGGTTCCAGCAGCCATTCCAAACATTCCCTTCCATATATTATTTAAGAGAGGCGAAGGAGAGTCTTCCCAAGATTTAATAAACTATCGATTCTCTTCTCACGACATTGTAGCTTTAGCATGTTGCTCATTAGTTGGAGCTTGGTATTTACTCCAAAAACATTGGGTAGCCAACAATCTATTTGGTTTGGCGTTTGCTGTAAACGCTGTTGAACTTTTGCATTTAAATAATGTTGTGACTggattgattttattatctgGATTATTCATTTATGATATATTTTGGGTATTTGGAACTGATGTTATGGTTACTGTTGCTAAAAGCTTTGAAGCCCCAatcaaat tGGTTTTCCCTCaagatttattaacaaatGGATTAGCTGCGAATAATTTTGCCATGTTAGGTTTAGGAGATATCGTTATTCCAGGAATATTTATTGCATTACTTTTGCGTTTTGATCatagtttaaaaagaaatacacACACTTACTTCCACGCCACTTGTTTCGCGTATTTCTTGGGGTTAATGACTACCATTTTTGTAATGCACATGTTTAAACATGCTCAACCAGCTCTGTTATATCTCGTCCCCGCCTGTTTGGGTACCCCACTTTTATTGGCTTTAGTCAAAGGAGATATAACTTTAATGTTGAA gTACGAAGATAGTTCTGAGGAGAAAGATAAGGATGAAGGAAAAGCTGTGAAGCAGGAGGCGAAAAAAGCCAAGTAA
- the LOC111421932 gene encoding minor histocompatibility antigen H13 isoform X2, with protein MADVVFSFLAQASENTTENATNTSGRPPSTPEGMAVAYGSLVIMAILPIFFGSYRSVNYHKEKKPEKMTKKDAAMFPIMASCALVSLYVVFKLFSKEYINLLLTGYFFFLGVLALTHLMSPVVTKLVPAAIPNIPFHILFKRGEGESSQDLINYRFSSHDIVALACCSLVGAWYLLQKHWVANNLFGLAFAVNAVELLHLNNVVTGLILLSGLFIYDIFWVFGTDVMVTVAKSFEAPIKLVFPQDLLTNGLAANNFAMLGLGDIVIPGIFIALLLRFDHSLKRNTHTYFHATCFAYFLGLMTTIFVMHMFKHAQPALLYLVPACLGTPLLLALVKGDITLMLKYEDSSEEKDKDEGKAVKQEAKKAK; from the exons ATGGCAGACGTGGTGTTTAGCTTTCTGGCTCAGGCTAGTGAAAATACAACTGAAAATGCAACGAATACATCAGGAAGGCCCCCGAGTACTCCGGAAGGGATGGCCGTTGCTTACGGGAGTTTGGTTATTATGGCCATTTTACCCATTTTCTTTGGCTCTTACCGGAGCGTGAATTACCATAAGGAGAAG AAACCTGAAAAAATGACTAAGAAGGATGCAGCGATGTTCCCAATAATGGCATCATGTGCTCTTGTTTCATTATAcgtagtttttaaattattctcaAAGGAGTACATCAACTTGCTATTGACTGGTTACTTCTTTTTCTTAGGAGTTTTAGCATTGACTCACTTAATGAG ccCAGTTGTTACAAAATTGGTTCCAGCAGCCATTCCAAACATTCCCTTCCATATATTATTTAAGAGAGGCGAAGGAGAGTCTTCCCAAGATTTAATAAACTATCGATTCTCTTCTCACGACATTGTAGCTTTAGCATGTTGCTCATTAGTTGGAGCTTGGTATTTACTCCAAAAACATTGGGTAGCCAACAATCTATTTGGTTTGGCGTTTGCTGTAAACGCTGTTGAACTTTTGCATTTAAATAATGTTGTGACTggattgattttattatctgGATTATTCATTTATGATATATTTTGGGTATTTGGAACTGATGTTATGGTTACTGTTGCTAAAAGCTTTGAAGCCCCAatcaaat tGGTTTTCCCTCaagatttattaacaaatGGATTAGCTGCGAATAATTTTGCCATGTTAGGTTTAGGAGATATCGTTATTCCAGGAATATTTATTGCATTACTTTTGCGTTTTGATCatagtttaaaaagaaatacacACACTTACTTCCACGCCACTTGTTTCGCGTATTTCTTGGGGTTAATGACTACCATTTTTGTAATGCACATGTTTAAACATGCTCAACCAGCTCTGTTATATCTCGTCCCCGCCTGTTTGGGTACCCCACTTTTATTGGCTTTAGTCAAAGGAGATATAACTTTAATGTTGAA gTACGAAGATAGTTCTGAGGAGAAAGATAAGGATGAAGGAAAAGCTGTGAAGCAGGAGGCGAAAAAAGCCAAGTAA